The window TAAGAACAATAATCCCAcagaaaaatagaagatctgTTGTGGACTAAACTCAAAAGCATTAGAAGCAGCGATTCCACCGGCAAGAGCAGCAAATTGCAGGTTTCTTTCAATAGAACCAAGTGTAGTATCAACAGGAGATAAAAGAGAAGCAGTTTCTATTCCATTTAGCTTCAATTCATCCATTGTATAAAGCCGTTGAGGAACTTGCCTTGCAGCACCGAAACATCGAAGACCACCGGGCTTCCCCTGCAAATCTTTGATAAGAGTCAGCGCTGCTCTTTCATCTCCTTTGCTTAGCTCCTTGTCTACCTGCTCCAACCCATGCTGCCTCGAAACCCCAacagatgaagatgaagatgaactcACTATTTTCAAAGAGAAGGATCTGGTTTCTGGAGGAGAAATTAGGGCCCTGTAACAGATCAATGTGCCCATTCAAAAGGGAAACTTTGAATATTTAACAAGAAACAACGAAAAACCCAATTAGATTAATCGCGTGTTCTTAAGAAACAAAAATCGTTTATTGGACTTGAATCACCAACCACACAAGAAGGATAACAGCATAACAACAGCATTTCTCTCTATGTAATGGAGCGAATTGCAGTTTCAATTGACGATTGATGAGTAAATGACGGTAGCTTTGGAAGCCATCCAAAAGCATAAAATACCATCCATAGAGGAATTGAGGGCAGGGGTTTTGGGGATTCTAGTTATTTCTCAGAAGGAAGAATACTGTGGCATTCATTCTCCTCCTCCTAACTATGAGCAAGACTTAAACTTTTGTTAGGGCTAACATATCAAAACTTTTGCTCATTGGCATAATCattttgtttgaatcagattaTCCAGTTAAATGTTATTTGAAGTTGAAATTTTCATTGATTTTGGGTAGTTTTTGGAATTAATGAACATCATACCATTTCAGATTCCAAGAGCAATGTAAGAACATTTTAATGGCTAATAAACAATTAATCAGGTTATAAGGACAATAAATCGTTTACTACTGTAACTGCTCAAAGAGCCAAGGAAAATAGTCAGCACCAGATGCACAATAGTTTTTTGATAATATATCCGAGATTCTGTTTTAAGTTTGATCACTTGAATTGAAAGTGAAATTTTTGTCAAATCATTCTATATTTTAGAGTAAGCAGTAATAAAAAAAGGGAGAAACGAAACACCATGTGTCATTAACTAAATTAAAAGTATCATAAAAGATCAAAATTTGAAGCAGCATTAGATCCATGAACAGACTGAAAATTTTCAACCGGTTTCCATTCCTAGGCTGCTTAAATCAAACGCGCAACCAAAATTCCAAATGCAGCATGAGAAACAAAAAAGGGTGATATATTACAACTGTGAAGtcctaaaaaacaaaaacaccGCCTAGAATTCTTGAGAAGCAGAACCAATATCGCCTTTGCTTGCACCGGCTTTCTTCGGCAGGAGGGTCTGATGAATGTTGGGCAAAACACCACCGTTTGCAATTGTAACGGAGCCGAGAAGTTTGCTTAGCTCTTCATCATTTCTCACAGCAAGCTGAATATGCCTCGGCACTATTCTATTCTTCTTGTTATCCCTGGCTGCATTCCCTGCAAGCTCCAAAACCTAAAAAAGAAACAACATTTCAACCAtcagaaaaacaaaaccccaataaGTTTCATTCTGTGACTAATCAATTTGAAATACAAACAATACAGCAGCTGAATAAGTACATAATCTAACCCCTACAAATAACACAAACAAACACCAGTTAAAGTGACACCACTCGGTCAAAAGAGAAATTAAGACGAAGTCAAGAATCAAATAAGTATGACTATACAGAGCGGAATTATCAAGGAATTAACTGAACGACATACACAGTACGAACTAATCACAAGTCAAATAATTACACATTGACAAAACCCCTTCATAAAGAGGGGAAATCGCaacaaaattaagaaaaacCCTAAGAGGATTAATGTCAAAACCCTAACAACATTGAAAAAAAATGCATACAAATATACCTCGGCAGCAAGATACTCGAGGACAGCAGATAGATAAACGGGAGCTCCAGCGCCGACACGCTCGGCATACTTTCCAGCCTTAAGAAACCTGGCGATCCTTCCGACGGGAAACTGCAAACCAGCCTTCGAAGAACGGGACACCGATTTCGTCGCCTTAGGCTTGCCTCTTCCTCCTTTAGTAGATCCGCCGGTAGAAGCCATTTAACGATTAGAAACGTTAACCCTAGTTGAAATTTCTGGAACAGCGAACAGACAACGAAGGGTACGAGAATGCTTTATGCTTTGCGCTTGAGTGAATGAATTGTTAAAAGCAAGCGTATGCTATATATAGGAGGTGGAGACTCAATCTGATTGGAGGGTTGAGGCAATGCACGGATTGCCAACGTGGCATCAACTTAAGATCGCGGCGCGGGAAAATTgcacttttcttttgcttcgcgCTTGAGTTTTGCGATTGCAGTGACTGAAACGATGTCGTATAAGCTGGGTGGAATTTTAAAGACAAAAagtttcaatttaattaaaatactaTCAAGTAATTTTGTCAAACAcacggttttttttttaattacaccgactttatttatttttacggTATGATAACTAACTTTTAAAACGTAACATGCTCAATTTTACACTTTCTAATGTTATACTCACTAAATTTTAACTTTGACTAAACCTTTAAATAATGTTGGGTTTATATATTTAGTATTTCAATCTATCATTATATTCAATTCTAacacagttacatggatccgttGAATGAGTTTATTAGGCTTGGGATCCGACATGAGATAACAGGATTGATGGATCTTTCTAGTGTCACGTGTCTTATCTCAATggttagtaggtataactaatcttCGGACTCAAACAATCATTAAAAGTGATTCTGAATTATGTGGTGTGATGTTTTGACTCTGTTATCTAATACGATTCAGCATACCTATTGTGTCTCGAATAGAAATTGGGCATTAAATGAAGTAACTACATAGTAGTTAATgatagattgagcattcatcactctcATAGATACGAGATATATTTATGGCCTCTTGTAGTGAATTGACTTGAATCTTTGCAATGTGATAAGGTTAAAAGATGAAAttgagatttcacttaactcaTCTATCCAGGGTTAATTCTACCTATACAAGTGAAACAAACGTTTTtgtatatgtaacttgacaaaTTACGATTCGGTTAAGGATATAATTGATGAAAGATTATATTGTACTGTATCTAATATTGAAAGGTAAAAGGTCAAAATCAATATGACTTCTTATGGCTCTAGAAGAATGTGACGATTCTGACAAAATATATGTGCACTCATTCTGTTATATGTTTTGATTGAATTAATTTGCTTAAGTTAATTGCAATAGACGTGTACGGCTAGTTGCAGTAAGAACCTAATAGGTCACACACTAAGAATTAAGACCGAATGATGAAATAGTAATTTCAAATTGTTACAATTTTGAGGAGGAAAattagagggggccgaaatttatatatggtATATGATAAATCATTTAATTGATTTATACTAGTGTAATcgtaattagattataattataaattaattaattaaactaattatagTTCTAAAAGGAAATATAAATTCTAGTGTGATTATAATTAGAATTATTAGGAAACTAAATTTTAACTATATAACTCGCTTTTGACGAGCTGTTTTCTCGCTATTGACGAGTCGCTGCCGCCTCTCACTTTTGACGAGCCCTAGATTACCTCCCTCAGCTCAGAAACTTCCCCTATCTCCCTTCCTTCCTTCCCAACACGCCATGTTCTATCATGGACCTCGAAGTAGCGTTTCAACAATAAGTGACTTTAGTAGAGGAAGAATCCGCTAGCCTCACCCTGCAGCTGGATGATATTGCAGAGCCGCAGAAACCACCGAAATGGAGATTGATAGGCAGCCTGCTCACAGAGCGCCCGTTCCGCGTTCCTATAATGAAAAACACCTTCGCCGACCTCTAGAGACTGGCAAAAGGAATGTGTATTGTGGACCTTAGCCCTAACCTATTTAGGTTTGATTTCTTTCATGCTCTAGAGAGAGAACGAGTTGTCAATGGTGGTCCGTGGACCTTCGACCAACATCTGCTTGTGATCAATAAAATAGACGAAGATACGATCCCTCATGGTCTAGAATTAAATTCGACAGAATTTTGGATACAGGTGTACGAGCTACCTGTGGGTTTCATGTCTGAGAAGGTTGCTATCAGTGTTGGTAATTCCCTGGGTAAGTTTGTGGAATCGGATGCGAATAATTTCTCTGGTACAGGACGCCAATATATGAGCCTCAGAATTATGATGGATGTCACCAAACCGCTGAAAAGAAAGATGAAGATCAGTAAAACGGGTGGCTCCTTCTCCTGGATTCATTTCAAATATGAGAGGGTCCCAACCTTTTGCTTTTATTGTGGTCGTATAGGACACGCCGACAAGTTATGTACTGACCTCTTAGAACTGTCAGACCCTTATGCAGCGGAGATGGTATACGGGACTTAGCTACGTGCACCAACTAAAAAGAATGCAGCCCCTCCACAGTCAAAATTTCTCCTCACTACCCCGCCACCGCTGCCACCTCCGGGAACTCCGCAGCAAACCGGGACGGGCGCGGCCTCTAGGCCACCCTCAACCTCCAACACTCATATGAACCAGGGTGATTAGTTACTGATGGAGGATGAAGCTGATGAGGGGGTTGTGATATCAGAAGCGAAGCATCGACGCCATGAGGCTAAGGAACACAGAGATACGGGGACCAGGCAGGTACTAAGGATTGTGAGGGGGTTACAACAATGCAGGGACAGCACATGAACTAATCTACTACTTTTACGGGAGCTGGTGTTCAGCCCCGCCAGGAGGAATGAGTACAATTAGTTGGAATTGTCGGGGGATGGGCAACCCTCGTACAGTCCATATGCTTTGCGAGCTTGTGTCCAAGTTCAGGCctgaatttatttttctttcggaAGTCAAATGTAGCCATGCTAAGATTGATGCAATAAAAATAAAGCTTTCTTATGATGGTCTCTTTGTTGTGAATCCTATTAATCAAGGAGGTGGTTTGGCCTTGTTATGGAAAACTCGTGGTTCTGTTAGGCTGATGGGCTTCTCTAATAATTATATTGACACACAAGTGACGTTACCAGGTTTGccggagtatcgattaaccggATTTTATGGGTACCCTGAGCGGTCTAGGCGAAGGGAATCATGGCAATTGATTAGAGATCTTCGCTCTTTGACTCCCTTGCCCTGGATAATAATGGGCGACTTTAATGATATGTGCTCTCACGCAGATAAACGGGGTGGTAATAGGCATCCTACTTCACTTTTACAAGGCTTCTGTAACACGTTAACCCAAAGTGACTTATTTGAAGTTACTATGATTGGCTATAGATACACATGGGAGAGAGGAAAGGGTTCAAACAAATGTATGGAGGAGAAATTAGATTGGGTGTTTGCAGACTCTATTTGGCTCAACCTATTCACGTCTACTTTGGTCTATAATGAGGACGCACACTCGAACGATCATTCCGCTCTCTGCCTCTGGTTATCGACTATAACAGATCGGCCACAAAGACGTTTTCGCTTTGAAAACGCCTGGTTATGGGAACCGAATTGTCGAGAGCAAGTTGAGATTGCTTGGAATCTGTCCCACTCGAGAGATCTGTTAACCCGACAGTCCCAATGTGCTGCAAAGTTGTTTGGTTGGGGAGAAACAGTCCACGGGAAGTTTACTAATAAAATCCGCGCCTGTAGAGATGAACTGTGAGTCTTGCGGCGTTGATAGGACCGGGTCTCTCAAGATCATTTTATCAGAACCAGGGAGTAATTGGACGCTCTATTGCTTCAGAAGGAGGTATTTTGGCGTCAGCATGTGAAACAGCTGTGGTTACAGGCCGAGGACATGAATTCTCGATTTTTCCATACATCTGATACTGCCAGACGGAAGAAGAACCTTATTCACCGCCTACGAGACGACTCTGGAAATTGGGTTGATTGGCTTTCAGGGCTTGACTCACACTTATATAATCACTTTACTTCACTGTTTTCCTCAGGTCAGACAAGCGCAGGGGAGGTTCTCGCTCATGTCAAGCCAGTGGTTCCACAGTCGTGTAATGAGGATTTACTGAGGCCTTTTGTCAAAGAAGAAATACGTTCAGCAGTGTTTAGTATGCATCCTGATAAGAGTCCAGGGCCGAATGGGTTCAACCCCGGATTTTATCAGAAGTTCTGGCATATTATGGGCGATCAGGTTACAAAGACCTGTCTAAATTGGCTTAACTCGGGTTCCCTCACAGATGAAATTCACGACACAACGCTGGTCCTTATCCCGAAGGTATCCAAACCTGAGACGGTGTCAGAACTCAGGCTAATCGCCTTATGTAATGTTATTTACAAAATTCTCTCTAAGGCCATTGCAAACAGGTTCAAACAGGTCCTACCACTAATCATTTCCCCATATCAGAGTGCGTTTGTGCCTGGCAGACTAAtctttgataatgttatgatcaCGTTTGAAGTAAACCATTACCTACACAGGAAAACACATGGCCGTACGGGATATGTATCGCTGAAGTTGGATATGGCCAATGCTTATGATAGAGTTGAGTGGGATTTTTTACAAAAGATGATGCTGAAAATGGGGTTTGATGACAGATGGGTACAGCTTGTCTTACAGTGTGTGTGTAAAGCACGGTACCATATTATGAATGGCTCGCACACCGTAGGTCCTATCCTACCTCAAAGAGGCCTCCGTCAGGGTGACCCCATCTCACCATACTTATTCTTGATCTACGCTGAAGGGCCATCAGCAATGTTATCTCACTTACAGGGCCGTGGTGTCATTCATGGGTGTCAGATAGCTCGGTCTGCTCCTGAGATCTCACATCTCTTTTTTGTGGATGACTGCTACTTGCTTTTCAAGGCTAATCTGGCTGAGTGTGAAGCGGTGAAGCGTTGCCTTGCATAATATGAGACGGCTTCGGGTCAAAAGGTAAATTTTACAAAATCCTCCATCTCATTCAATGCCTCTTTGTCAGTCTCTGAGTTTAGTTCTGGGGGTTTCACAGCTGCCTATGCTTGGGAAATACTTAGGTCTCCCCTCGCTGATTGGTAGAAGCAAAATCCAAGTTTTTAACTTTCTGTCTGACAAGTTCAGTAAATGGGTGAATAGTTGGAAGGCCAAATTTCTCTCCAGAGCGGTCAAGGAGGTCATAATCAAGTCTGTCTTACAAGCCTTGCCATCGTATGCTATGAGTCTGTTTCTAATCCCTGAGATGTTGTGTTCAGATTTGGAAAAGATGATGAACTCCTTCTGGTGGGGCACGTCCAGCACTGACAGTAAGGGTA is drawn from Euphorbia lathyris chromosome 9, ddEupLath1.1, whole genome shotgun sequence and contains these coding sequences:
- the LOC136206528 gene encoding probable histone H2AXb gives rise to the protein MASTGGSTKGGRGKPKATKSVSRSSKAGLQFPVGRIARFLKAGKYAERVGAGAPVYLSAVLEYLAAEVLELAGNAARDNKKNRIVPRHIQLAVRNDEELSKLLGSVTIANGGVLPNIHQTLLPKKAGASKGDIGSASQEF